The Phaeacidiphilus oryzae TH49 region GCCGCCGCCCCGAGCAGCAGCAGCACGGCCAGCCCGGTCCGCAGCGGCTCGGGGGCGTCCGCGACCTCGCCCAGGTACCGGTACACCAGCACCGCCCCGAGGAGGCAACTGCCGGCCGCCACGGCCTGGTTGCGGCTGTACCGGACCGCGCTGTACGCGGCCAGGCCGATGATCGGCAGGCTCGCGGGTCCGGCGAAGGGCAGGTCGGAGAGGAGGGCGATCAGGCATCCCCAGAGGGCGGTCAGCGGATACCGCCGGCGCAGCGCCAGCGGCAGCGCGCTCAGCCCGACCAGCACCAGGTCGCGCGGCCCGGCCGGCACGCTCACATAGTGGAAGTACGGGGCCGCGGGCGGGGGCGGAACCGGCGCCGCGCCGGCCGCCCCGGAGCCGGCCCAGGCGGAGGGGACGCCGGGTGGGAGGACCGGGATGCCCTTCTCGACGGTCTTCCGCGCGGCGGCGGCCACCGCGACCGCCGTCAGCGCCAGCGCGATCAGCGCGTCGGCCAGATACTGCCGACGGGTCGGCCGGGGCCGGTCCGGGTCCGGGGCGAACATCTCCCGGAACCCGCCCGACCCGCTCAGCTCGCCCACTTCGCGCAGCTCGCGCAGGGCGTCCCGGAGGCGGTCCGAGAGGACCGGGAAGGCCGGGAAGGACGGGAAGGCCAGGAAGGACGGGAGGTTTCGCAGGCCGCCCAGGCCCGGCAGGTACTCCCGCAGCCGCCGCAGGCCTTCCGGCCGCTCGATCGTCGTCACCCCGGCATTCTCACCGGCCACCGCCCGCCCCGGCATCAGCCCTGCAGCCGGGGGCGGTGGACCGCGGGGGTCATCCTTCAGGACGACCCCGGCGCGGGGTCGTCCTCGGGAGCGACGGAAAGTCGGTGATCCGACCGACGCGGTCGTCCGGCCCCGCTCCCTACCGTCGTTCCGTCCGGCCGACCCGGCCGGGACCTCGAAGGGACGGACCCCAGTCATGGACCCGATGATCCACCTGCGCGAGGCGCGCAAGAGCTACTCCGGAGCCGGCAGCCCGGCGCTCGGGCCGATCTCGCTCACGGTCGAGCGCGGCGAGGCGGTGGCCGTGGTCGGCCCCTCGGGCAGCGGCAAGTCGACCATGCTCAACCTGGTGGCGGGGCTCGACGGCCCGAGCGGCGGCGAGGTCACCGTGGACGGCGTCCGGGTCGACCTCCTCGGCGAGGCCGGACTGGCCCGCTACCGGCGGGAGAAGATCGGCATGGTCTTCCAGTTCTTCAACCTGCTGGACGACCTCACCGTGCTGGACAACATCCTGCTGCCGGCCCGGCTCAACGGAATGTCACGGCGTCAGGCCGCGCAACGGGCGGCGGAGTTGACGGACTCCCTGGGCATCGGCCGGTACGCCCACGGCTACCCCGGCCGGCTCTCCGGCGGCGAGCGCCAGCGGGTGGCGGTGGCCCGGGCGCTGATCAACCGCCCGCCGCTGCTCCTCGCCGACGAGCCGACCGGCGCCCTGGACACCGTCTCCGGGCAGGAGGTGCGGAGGCTGCTGGTCGACCTCAACCGGGAGGGCCAGACCATCGTCCTGGTCACCCACGATCCGGCGCTGGCCCGCTCCTGCGCCTCCCGCACGGTGGTGCTGGTGGACGGCCAGGTGGCCGGCGACCAGCCCGTTCCCGAGCGGGACGGGGAGCGCTCGGGCCAGGGCCGGGACCGCAGCGGGGAGGCCGTGCGATGAGCAGCGCCCGACAGCACCCTCAGCCTCAGCCTCAGCCGGAGCCGGAGCCGGAGCCGGGTCCTGGGCCGGAACCACGCCGGCGGCCCGCCCGGCGCGGGCAGCGCGGGCAGCGCGGGCAGCGCGGGCAGCGCGCCTTCCGCGCCGGAGCGCTCGGCCGGATCGTCCGCTCCGGCGTGGGCCGGCGGCGGGTGCAGACCGTCGTCCTCACCCTGACCGTGCTGATGGCGGTCACCTCCTCGATCGTGGCCGGTTCGCTGATGGCGGCCTCCTCAGGGCCGTTCGCCCAGTCCTTCCGGCACCAGCACGGCGCCCAGCTGACCGCCGGCTTCGACGGCTCCCGGGCCACCGCGGCCCAGGTCGCCGGCACCGCCCGGGCCGCCGGCGTCACCGAGAGCGCGGGCCCGTACCCGACCGCCTCGATCGATCCGCTCGACCCGTACGGCAACCGGCTGCCGCAGTCGCTGACCGTGGTCGGCCGCCCCTCGGCCGGCGGCGGGGCGCTGGACCACCTCGCGCTCCTCTCCGGACGGTGGCCCGTCGGCCCCGGCGAGATCGTCCTCTCCTCGGACGCGGTCGGCCCCCTCTACCAGCTGGGGGCGAGGCTGCGGACCGGTTCCGCGCCCGGCAGCCCGGTGCTGACCGTGGTCGGCACGGCCAAGTCGGTGACCCAGTCCGCGGCGGCCTGGATGCTGCCGGCCGGAGTCCGGGCGCTGGCCGCGGCGCCGGGCGGCGGCCGCTCCGCCGGCTTCCAGATGCAGTACCGCTTCGCCTCGGCCTCCACCACCGCCCAGCTCACCGCCGACCGCTCGGCGGTGGCCGCCGCGGTCCCCGGGGGCGCCATGGTCTCCGCCCAGTCGTACCTGGACGTCGAGCTGGCGGACAACCAGAACACCGCGCTGATCGTGCCGATCATGCTGGCCTTCGGTCTCCTGGGCCTGGTGATGTCGGTGGTGATCATCGCGAGCGTGGTCGGCGGCGCGGTCGGCGCCGGGGCCCGGAGGATCGGCGTCCTCAAGTCGATCGGCTTCACCCCGGGGCAGGTCGTCCGGGCCTACGTCGGCCAGGCGCTGGTCCCCGCGGCCGTCGGCATCATCCTCGGGGTGGCGGTCGGCGAGATGGTCACCACCCCGCTGATGTCCGACGCCCAGCAGGTGTACGGGGCAGCGGCGCTGGCCACCCCGTCGTGGGTGGTGGCCGCGGTGGCCGGCGGGACGCTGGCGGTGGTCGCCGCCGCGGCGCTGGTACCGGCGCTGCGCGCCGGGCGGATGCGCGCGGTGGAGGCGCTCGCGGTCGGCCGCGCGCCGAGCGCTGGGCGCGGACGCTGGGCGCACCGGTTCGCCGAGCGGCTTCCGGTGCCCCGCCCGGTGGCGATGGGGCTCGCCTCCCCCTTCTCCCACCCGGTGCGCACGGCCGGGCTGGTCGCCGCCGTCCTCTTCGGCACCGCCGCGGTCACCTTCTCCGTGGGGCTGACCGAGTCGGCCAACGCCATCGGCCGGGCCCAGCACCCGGACGCCGCCGCCCAGGTGGTGGTCGGCCCGGAGCTGGCCGGTCCCGGCCAGAACCCGGCGCTCCTCTCGGCCGCGGAGAACGCCCGGGCGGCCGCGGCGATCCGGTCCCAGCCGGGCACCCGGGAGTACTACGGCGCGGGCGGCACCGGCGTCTCGGTGGCCGGCGCGAGCGACACCGTCCATGTCGACCTCTACCAGGGCGACTCGAAGCTGGGAGCGCACGCCATCATCCACGGCCGCTGGTTCTCCGGCCCGGGCGAGGCGGTCGTCCCGACCCACTTCCTCACCAGCACCGGTACCCGTCTCGGCCAGCGGATCACGCTGGTGGACGGCGGCGCCCGGATCCCGGTGCTGATCGTCGGCGAGGACTTCGACCCGGGGAACGGCGGGATGTCCCTCAGCACCGACGCGGCGACCTTCACCTCGGCCGGGGTCCCGGTCCAGCTCGTCGAGTACTTCGTCGCCCTCAGGCCCGGCGTCTCGGTGGGCTCCTACATCGGCGGGCTCAACCCGGCCCTCCGGGCGCTGCACGCCCAGGCCATGCCCAACGTCCAGGGCGGCACCAGCGACACCGCGGCGGCGGTCGAGGCGATGGCCGGGCTGCTGACCCTGCTGCTCCTCGTCTCGGCCGGGCTCGGGGTGCTCAACAGCGTGGTGCTCGACACCCGGGAGCGCGTCCACGACCTGGGCGTCTGCAAGGCGGTGGGGATGTCGCCGCGGCAAGTGACGGCGCAGGTGCTGACCTCGGTTGCGGGCGTCGGCGTGGTCGGCGGGCTGCTCGGGGTCCCGGCCGGGATCGCCGTCCACCACCTGGTCATCCCGGCGGTGCTGCACGCCGGCGGCACCGTGCCCATCCCGCAGGTGGAGTCGGTCTACCAGCTGCTTCCCGCGGTGCTGATGGCCCTGGGCGGACCGGCGATCGCCCTCCTCGGCGCCCTCCTCCCGGCCGGCTGGGCGGCCCGGGTCCGCACCGCCACCGCGCTGCGGACCGAGTGACCCCCGGGCCCCTCAGATCCGGTTCGGCTCCGGGCGGTAGGCCCGGAGCCAGCGCTCGGTGGCGGCGATGTGCGCGCCCATCTCGACCGAGGCGGCCGCCGGGTCGCGGGCGGTGATGGCGGCGGCGATCGCCCGATGGGCGTCGTCGCTGTGCCGTCGGACGTCCTCGATCGAGTAGATGTCATAGTGGCTGCCGCGGGCCCGGAAGACCTCGACCAGCGCGGAGAGCGCCTCGTTCCCGCCGGCCTCGCAGATCCGGCCGTGGAAGCGGGCGTCCAGCGCGCTCAGCTGGACCGGGTCGCGGACCTCCGACATCTCCGCGAGGAGCCGCGCCAGTTCGGCGTCCAGCTCCGCGGTGGCCCGCGCGGCCGCCCGCGCGGCCGCGTGCACCTCGAGCACCCGCCGGATCTCCAGCAGTTCGAGCAGCCCGTCCAGCGGGATGAGGTCCACGGTGGCCGCGAAGCCGCGCATCATCTCGGCCGGTCGCAGCTGCGAGACGTAGGTGCCGGAGCCGTGCCTGGCCTGGAGGACGCCGAGGGCCTCCAGCTCGCGGACGGCCTCGCGCAGCGACCCGCGGGAGGCCCCGAGGCGGGCGCAGAGCGCCGGCTCGGACGGCAGCTTCTCCCCCGGCGCCAGCTCGCCCCGCGCGATCAGCGCCCGCAGCTGGTCCAGCACCGCCTGCTTGGCGGTCACCGCCACCACCCGCCCCTCTGCGTCCGCGCCCGACCCTGCGCCGAAGTCATCTGATGAATCAACCGATGCCACTTCCTCGATCCCGCATGGAACTGCTAAGTTCCGGCGAACTCGATCCTCTCATCGGACAACTTCGCAGGAGCAGCCCCATGTCCACCGCCGTACCGGCAACCGTACCGACGGAGGGCCGCCCGGCGACCGGCGGCTGGCCCCTCGACCCGGAGGTCCTCCACCTCAACCACGGCTCCTTCGGCACCTCCCCCACCGCCGTCCTGGACCACCAGCGGCGGCTGCGCGAGGAGATGGACGCCGATCCGGACGCCTGGTTCCGTGCCCTCCCGGAGCGGGTCGCCGAGGCCCGGCGGTCGGTGGCCGAGTGGCTCGGCGCGCCCGAGCCGACCGCCGCCCTGGTGCCCAACGCCAGCGCCGGGGCGACCGCGGTCGCGGCCGCGCTGCCGTTCGGCCCGGGCGACCGGGTCCTGGTCACCGACCACGCGTACGGCGCGGTGGAGATGGGCGTGCGCCGGCACGCCGCCCGGGCCGGCGCCACGGTGGAGACCGTCGCGCTGCCGATCGACGCCGACGCCGAGCAGATCACCGCCCTGCTGCGGGCGGCGATGGACGACGGGCCGCGCCCGGCCCTGCTGGTGGTGGACCAGATCACCTCGGCCACCGCGCTGCTGCTGCCGGTGGAGCGGATCGCCGCGGACTGCCGCGAGCGCGGAGTACCGCTGCTGGTCGACGGCGCCCACGCGCCCGGGATGCTGGCCGATCCGCTGACCGGCCTCCAGGGCGCGTACTGGATCGGCAACCTCCACAAGTGGCCCTGCGCCCCGCGCGGCACGGCTGTGCTGGTCGCGGACCCCGCCGAGCCGGACGACCGGCAGCGGCTCTTCCCGCCGATCGACTCCTGGGGCGCCCCCGACCCGTACCCGCGGCGCTTCGACCAGCAGGGCACCCAGGACCTCAGCGCCTGGCTGACCGCCCCGCACGCGCTGCGCACCATCGAGGCCGAGTACGGCTGGGCGGCCGTGCGCGAGCACAACGCGTCCCTCGCCGAGGAGGCCCAGGCGCTGGTGGCGGAGCACTGGGGCGTCGCCCTGGACGGCGTGCCCGTCCTCCCGGCCCCCGCGATGCGGCTGGTCCCGCTGCCGGCCGGGGTCGCCGCCGACCAGGCGGCCGCGCACACCATGCAGCGGCTGCTCGCCGAGCGGCACGGGGTGGCCGCCGCGGTCACCACCTGGCGCGGGCGGGGCTTCGTCCGCCTCTCCGCCCACCTCTACAACCGCACGGCCGACTACCAGGCCTTCGCCGAGCGCTGCCGGGACACCCTCCTCGGCTGAGCCTTGGCCGCCGCCCGCCTCGCCCCGGCCCCCACCGGCGAACCCGGGCGGCTCCGGGCGGGCGCGGGGCGGCCTCAGGACTCGGCGGTCGGCAGTTCGGTCGCCGCCGTTCCGGCGATCACCGCCCGGAAGGTCCAGGCGAGGCGCTGGGACGGGGAGCCGGAGGTCAGGTCGAGGGCGGCGGCCGCGATCCGGGGGTGGGTGGCCGGGTCGATCTCGTGGAGGGCGGCGGTCAGGGAGGCGTGCTCGGCCTCGGCCTCGGGGATGTCGTCGCGGGTCGACTGCTCGGCGGCGGTGGCGGTGGCCACCTGGAGGAGGACGTCGACGCCCCAGGCGGCCTGGGCGTCCGGAACACCCCCCTGGTGGAGGAGGTCCAGGATCCGCTCGACCAGCGCCAGGTAGTGGGGCCCGGACGGACGGGCGACCAGAGCGGCGCGGGCCAGGCTGGGGTGGGCGAAGAGGACCCCGGTGTAGGAGTCGAGGACGGCCACCAGCCGGTCCCGCCAGTCGCCGCCGCCCTCCGGCGCGAGGGCGACCTCGCCCAGCAGCTCCTCCAGGATCGCGGCGTGCAGCTCCGAGGTGTTGGCCACGTAGACGTAGAGCGACGCGGGACCGGTGTCCAGTTCCTGCGCCAGCCGGCGCATGGTCACCCGCTGCAGCCCCTCCGCCCGCATCAGCCGGACGGCGGCCTCGACGATCCCCTGGTGGGAGAGGGCCGGTTTGGCCGGCCGGTCCCGGCGGCTGCGGGGCTGCGGGGAACGGGCGGGCCGGGCGGGTCGAGCGGACATGGGGCAAGCCTATCCATCGGCCTCGGGACCCCGGTGCTCCGCGAAGACCGCCAGCAGCCCGCCGAGGGGGTCCGGACCGAACATCGTCTCCAGATTGGCCGCCGACCCCGCCGCGGACAGCTCCGCGCGCGGGAACATCGCCGTCTCGTACGCCGACAGCGCCGCCTCGGTGTCGCCCGGGTGCTCCGCCAGCGCACGGCCCAGCTCGGCACCGTCGAGCAGTGCGAGGTTGGCACCCTCGCCCGCGAACGGCGACATCAGATGGGCGGCGTCGCCCAGCAGCGTCACGCCGGGGACCCGCTCCCAGCGGTGGCCCACCGGCAGGGCGTGGATCCGGCGGACCGTCAGCTCCCCGTCGGCGTCCGCGATGAGGGCGCGCAGCCGGTCGTCCCAGTCGTCGAAGCGCTCCAGCACCGCCTTGCGGAGGGCCGCGTCGTCGCCTGCGGCCACCAGGTCCGCGAGCCAGTCCTCCTCGGCCCGGACGGCCGCGTACACATGGATGCTGCCGTCGGTCTCCTTGTGGGCGAGGAGGCCGGTCCCGCCGCCGGACTCGGAGAGGCTCATGAAGGCGCCGGGGCCGATCAGCCCAGCGCTGACCGGATGCCGCTGGTCGGCGTCCACCAGGTCCGCCTCGACGAAGGAGATGCCGGTGTACGCCGGCTCCGCCTCGGACAGCAGCGGGCGGACCCGCGACCAGGCGCCGTCCGCGCCGATCAGCAGGTCGGTGGTGATCACCTCGCCGTCCGCGAAGACCACCTCGTGGCCGCCGCCCGGCGTGGGCCGTACGGCCACGGCCTTGCGGCCCCAGCGGACGGTGCCCTCGGGGAGCGAGTCGAGCAGCAGGTCGCGCAGGTCGCCGCGGTCGATCTCCGGACGGTCGCCGGTGCCGTCGTCCTCCTCGGCGAGGAGGAGGGCGCCGTCCGGGCCGGTGACCCGCACGGCCTGCCCGCCGGGGTGCACCAGGGCGCGGAAGCGGTCGTGGAGGCCGGCCAGCCGAAGGGCCCGCTGCCCTGAGTCGCCGTGGATGTCGAGCATCCCGCCCTGGACCCGGGCCTCCCGCGAGGGCTCCAGGTCGAAGACGGTCGCGGCGATGCCGTGGACGTGCAGGACGCGGGCCAGGACGAGCCCGCCGAGACCGCCTCCGACGATCGCGACGGGGTGGTGCCGGTGGTGATGGTGATGGTGGGCCGTGGTGCTCATGGCTGCCTCCTCGGGGGGATCGTGACTGTCCCCTCCACGGTAACGAACATGTTCGTAACGAACAAGTTCGCCGCACTCCGGGATGCCGGACCGTTGACAGCGACGGCGACGGAGAGGGCGCCGGTGTAGACGCCGGCGCGAGGCGCGGGCCTAGATTGTTCCGTGACACGGAACCACCCGCCCGCCTCGGGGAACATGCTGGACAAGGCCGCCGCCCTGCTCAACTGCTTCGCCCCCGACGGCGGCCCGTACCGCCTCTCGGAACTGGCCCGCCGGGCGGGCCTGCCGAAGACCACCGCCCACCGCCTGGTCGGGCAGCTGGAACGGCTCGGCCTGCTGGAGCGCGCCGGGGACTGGTCCGACTCCGGCTACCGCCTCGGCGCCCGGCTCTTCGAGCTCGGCAGCCTCGTCCCGCGCCGGCTCGACCTGCGGGAGACCGCACTGCCCTTCCTCCAGGACCTGCACGCGGCCGCCGGGGAGGCCGTCCACCTCGGCGTCCGGGACGACCGCTCGGCGGTCTGCCTGGACCACGTCCACGGCCACGACGGGCTGCCGATGCCCTTCCGGACCGGCGGCCGGCTGCCGCTGACCTGCACCGCGGTCGGCAAGGCACTGCTCGCCTTCTCCGACCCGGGGCTCGGCGAGCGGATTCTGGCCGCGCCGCTGCCCCGGCTCACCGACCACTCGATCACCGACCCGGCCCGGCTGCGCACCGAGCTGGAGCAGGCGCAGAACACCGGCCTCGCCTACGCGGAGCAGGAGTCGGCACTCGGCGTCAGCTGCATCGCGGCGCCGGTCTTCGACCGCCGCGGGGAGGCGGTGGCCGCGCTGTCGGTGGCGGTACCCTGCGCCCGCTTCCGCCCGGCCATCCTCGCCCCGGCGCTCCGCACCGCTGCCCTCGGCCTCTCCCGCCGGCTGCGCGGGGCGTGACCCACCGGACCGTGCCGCGCGCCGCGCGCCCGCTTGGAGCGGCCCGGCCCGACTCAGACCAGCAGACAGACCAGCCCGACCAGCCCCGCCTGGAGCACCGCGGTGACCGGCGTCCCGCAGGCGAACCACAGCGCCCCGAGCAGGGCCACCCCCAGCGCGTTGGCGAACTGCTGGCCCGTCGTCACCATCCCGGAGGCGGCTCCGGCCTGGCCCGGTCCCACCTCCCGCAGGGCCGCCCCGAGCAGCGGCGGCAGCACCAGCCCGTTGCCGAGGCCGATCAGGCTCAGCGGCAGGATCAGCCAGACCGCCACCGCCGTGCCGTCGGCCCCCTTCCCGCCGGCCGCCCCGGCGAGGCCGGCCAGCAGCACCAGTCCGGCGATCACCACTCCCCCGCCCAGCCGGATCGCCGGACGCCCGTACCGGGCCACGATCCGGCCCCCGGCCAGCGAGGAGGCGGAGAAGAGGACGCCCTGCGGCAGGAAGATCAGCGCGGCCTGGGTCGGCGTCCGGCCGATAGCGTCTCTGCCTTCTGTGCATCATGCGCACAGGCGATGTCCCCTCCGCACGGCCGCCTGCTAGCTTCAGCGCCGAGCCGCCGAGCCGCCGAGCCCCGGCCGAGCGGCGTCCGACGGCACGGACGCGCAGCGGAGGTGGAAGTGACCGAGCAGAGCCAGCGGGGCGAGGAGGCCGGGAGCCCCCCGGACCTGGTGCTGTGCGTGGGCGAGAGCATGGTGCTCCTCGTCACCCCGGCCGGCACCCGGCTGGCGCGGGCCCGCGGGGTCGAACTGCGGGTGGCCGGTGCCGAGTCGACGGTCGCCCGCTACCTGGCCGATCTCGGGCAGCCGGCGGCCTGGGCGAGCCGGGTCGGCGCCGATCCGCTCGGCGAGCGGGTGGTCGCCGACATCGCCGCGGCCGGCGTCGACGTCCGGTACGTGGAACGCGATCCGGCCGCGCCCACCGGGGTGTACTTCAAGGACCCTGCGCCGGACGGCACCCGCGTCTACTACTACCGCTCGGGCTCGGCCGCCGCGCGGATCGACCCGGCGTTCGTCGAACGGCTGGCGCCGGCGCTCGCCGGCGCGCGGATGATCCACCTCAGCGGGGTCACCCCGGCGCTCTCCGCGGAGTGCGCGGCGGCCTCCACCGCGCTCTTCGCGCGGGCGCGGGACGCCGGCGCCCTCTGCTCCTTCGACGTCAACCACCGTCCCCCGCTGTGGAGTCCGGCCGAGGCCGCCGGCCCGCTGCTGGAGCTGGCGCGCCGGGCGGACCTGGTCTTCGTCGGCCTGGACGAGGCCCAGCGGGTCTGGGGCGGCCGGCTGCGCTCCGCGGCGGACGTCCGCGGTTTGATCGGCGGCGGCACGCTGGTGGTGAAGGACGCCGAGGTCGGCGCGACCCTCTTCGAGCCGGACGAGCCCGCGGTGTTCGTCCCGGCGCCCCCGGTCGAGGTGGTCGAGCCGGTGGGCGCCGGCGACGCCTTCGCCGCCGGCGTCCTCGCCGCCCGGCTGCGCGGTCTGCCCGCACCGGAGCAGCTGGCGCTCGGCCACCGGGTGGCCGCCCTCGCGCTGCGCTCGACCGGGGACCACGCGGACGCGAGCGCGCTGCGCCCCGGCCAGGAGAGGCAGGGAGCCCGATGAGCCGGTCCGTCGAACGCGCCGTCCGCGTCCTGGAGTTGCTCAGCGAGCGGCCGCAGCATCCCGCCGCCGTCGCGGAGGGCTTCGGCGTCCACCGGACCACCGCCCTCCGCCTCCTCCAGGACCTCTGCGAGGGCGGCCTCGCCCGCCGCCGCGAGGACGGCACCTTCGCCGTCGGCTACCGGCTGGCCGGCCTCGCCCAGGCCGCCCTGGAGCAGTTCGACCTGCGGGCGATCGCCCACCCCTTCCTGGCCGACCTCGGCCGCCGGCTCCAACTGACCGTGCACATCGCCACGTTGGAGAACGGCCAGGTGATCTACGCGGACAAGGTCGAGCCGCGGACCGGCGTCCGGCTCTACTCGCAGATCGGGAGGCCGGTGCCGCTGCACACCTCCGGAGTCGGCAAGGCGATCCTGGCGTATCTGCGGGAGGAGGAGCGCGAGCGGATCCTCACCGGCTACCGGTACGAGCGCTTCACCGAGACCACGCTGACCACCAGCGCCGCCTTCCGCGCCCAGCTGGCGGAGGTGCGGGCGCGCGGCTGGGCCGAGGACGACGGGGAGTACGAGCACTTCGTCGCCTGCGTGGCGGTGCCGGTCCGGGACGGCACCGGACGGGTCCGCAGCGCCCTGTCGGTCACCGCCCTCAGGGCGCAGACCGACCTCGCCGGCCTGCACGAAAGGCTCCCGGCGATCCGCGGTACCGCGCAGGCGGTGTCCCGGGCCCTGGGGTGGACCCGATGAGAGGACCGCAGTGACGAACCCGACCACCGTCCACCGAGCCGCGCTGTCCGGCGACCTCTTCGAGACGGCCTTCGCCCGGCTTCCGCTGATGGCGATCCTGCGCGGACTCGACCGCGAGCGCACCGTCGAGGTCAGCCGGCGTGCCTGGCAGGCGGGCATCCGGCTGGTCGAGGTGCCGGTGCAGAGCGAGGCCGCCGTCGAGGCGCTGGCCGCCGCCGTCGAGGCCGGGGCCGAGCGCGGCGAGGTGGTCGGCGCCGGCACGGTGACCACCGTCGAGCGGGTGGAGCGGGCCGCCGCGGCCGGCGCCCGGTTCACCGTCGCCCCCGGCTTCTGCCGGGAGGTGGCCGAGGCCTCGCTGGCCGCCGGGCTGCCCCACCTGCCCGGGGTGGCCACCGCCTCCGAGATCCAGCGCGCCCAGGCGCTCGGCCTGACCTGGCTGAAGGCCTTCCCGGCCGCCGAGTTGGGGGCCTCCTGGATCCGGGCGATGCACGGGCCGTTCCCTGAGGCCCGGTTCGTGGCCACCGGCGGGATGAGCCCGGGCAACGCCGAGGAGTTCCTGTCCGCGGGCGCCGCCGCGGTCGCCCTCGGCTCGGCCCTCTCCGACCCCGGGCGGTTCGCCCGCCTCCCCGCGCTGGTCGGCCGGCTCCTCGACCGCCCGGACGGCCACGTCGCCCGCCCCGGCGGCCCGCGAGATCGCGATTAGGCTCGACCCATGAAGCTCTCCCAGGGCGTCGAGTGGGCGCTGCACTGCGTGACCCTGCTGGCGCAGGGTGACCCGGGCACGGTGGCGTCCCGGCACACCCTGGCCGGCTGGTACGGGCTGCCCGAGGCGTACCTGGCGAAGCATCTCAAGTCGCTGGTGCGGGCCGGGGTCCTGCACGCCGGCAGCGGCCCGCGGGGCGGCTTCCGGCTGGCCCGCCCGCCCGAGGAGATCACCGCGCTGGAGGTGGTGGAGTCGATCGACGGCCCGTCGTCCGCCTTCGTCTGCACGGAGATCCGGCAGAACGGCGCCTGCGCCGCCCCGCCCGAGGAGTGCGTCCGGCGGTGCGCCATCGACCGGCTGATGCAGGAGGCCGACGCGGCCTGGCGGGAGCGACTGCGCCGGACACCGGTCTCCGAACTGGCCGCCGGCCTGCCGGCGCCGCTGCGCGGCCGGGCGCGCGAGTGGCTGGCCCGGTAGGCGGCGCCGGATGGACCCCGTCCCCGAGAACCGCCCGGCCGCGCCTGCCGGACCCGCCGGGCCGCCCGCGCCGCCTGGGCCGCCTGGGCCGCCCGGGCCGCC contains the following coding sequences:
- a CDS encoding IclR family transcriptional regulator, producing MLDKAAALLNCFAPDGGPYRLSELARRAGLPKTTAHRLVGQLERLGLLERAGDWSDSGYRLGARLFELGSLVPRRLDLRETALPFLQDLHAAAGEAVHLGVRDDRSAVCLDHVHGHDGLPMPFRTGGRLPLTCTAVGKALLAFSDPGLGERILAAPLPRLTDHSITDPARLRTELEQAQNTGLAYAEQESALGVSCIAAPVFDRRGEAVAALSVAVPCARFRPAILAPALRTAALGLSRRLRGA
- a CDS encoding MFS transporter, whose translation is MGRTPTQAALIFLPQGVLFSASSLAGGRIVARYGRPAIRLGGGVVIAGLVLLAGLAGAAGGKGADGTAVAVWLILPLSLIGLGNGLVLPPLLGAALREVGPGQAGAASGMVTTGQQFANALGVALLGALWFACGTPVTAVLQAGLVGLVCLLV
- a CDS encoding sugar kinase, with the protein product MTEQSQRGEEAGSPPDLVLCVGESMVLLVTPAGTRLARARGVELRVAGAESTVARYLADLGQPAAWASRVGADPLGERVVADIAAAGVDVRYVERDPAAPTGVYFKDPAPDGTRVYYYRSGSAAARIDPAFVERLAPALAGARMIHLSGVTPALSAECAAASTALFARARDAGALCSFDVNHRPPLWSPAEAAGPLLELARRADLVFVGLDEAQRVWGGRLRSAADVRGLIGGGTLVVKDAEVGATLFEPDEPAVFVPAPPVEVVEPVGAGDAFAAGVLAARLRGLPAPEQLALGHRVAALALRSTGDHADASALRPGQERQGAR
- a CDS encoding IclR family transcriptional regulator — protein: MSRSVERAVRVLELLSERPQHPAAVAEGFGVHRTTALRLLQDLCEGGLARRREDGTFAVGYRLAGLAQAALEQFDLRAIAHPFLADLGRRLQLTVHIATLENGQVIYADKVEPRTGVRLYSQIGRPVPLHTSGVGKAILAYLREEERERILTGYRYERFTETTLTTSAAFRAQLAEVRARGWAEDDGEYEHFVACVAVPVRDGTGRVRSALSVTALRAQTDLAGLHERLPAIRGTAQAVSRALGWTR
- a CDS encoding bifunctional 4-hydroxy-2-oxoglutarate aldolase/2-dehydro-3-deoxy-phosphogluconate aldolase encodes the protein MTNPTTVHRAALSGDLFETAFARLPLMAILRGLDRERTVEVSRRAWQAGIRLVEVPVQSEAAVEALAAAVEAGAERGEVVGAGTVTTVERVERAAAAGARFTVAPGFCREVAEASLAAGLPHLPGVATASEIQRAQALGLTWLKAFPAAELGASWIRAMHGPFPEARFVATGGMSPGNAEEFLSAGAAAVALGSALSDPGRFARLPALVGRLLDRPDGHVARPGGPRDRD
- a CDS encoding RrF2 family transcriptional regulator — protein: MKLSQGVEWALHCVTLLAQGDPGTVASRHTLAGWYGLPEAYLAKHLKSLVRAGVLHAGSGPRGGFRLARPPEEITALEVVESIDGPSSAFVCTEIRQNGACAAPPEECVRRCAIDRLMQEADAAWRERLRRTPVSELAAGLPAPLRGRAREWLAR